A segment of the Crassostrea angulata isolate pt1a10 chromosome 10, ASM2561291v2, whole genome shotgun sequence genome:
ACGGTCAGTACTTGATTATTACCAACACTGCCAGATCTTCCTCACTACCAAAAATGTCAATGCTTACTTGCCCCTGACACAATCAGTGCTTGCTGACTACTGACACTCTCAGTTACCTGTTTCACAATCCCACAGTTTACAGGTGTTGTCTGCACTTGCTGTCAGCACTTTTGTTGACTCCCCTGGAAGCAGTTCAGGAAAACCAGAATTTGTGTTCAtcatgttaacaaaatatttttaaaatctctgTTCATCTTGAATCTAATAATCTAGGACTTCCATTTTTCCATATTCAATTTGAACTcctacatattttaaaattttttttttatataaaaactgcTTTATAGGATCATAATGATTTTATAGTAACAAAGGATACAGTTGACATCAATGTTCCACACAGCGCCATTATGGCCTCTGAAAGAACCCAGTCTTTCTCCATTCAGAGAGTACCAGACATTGGGCTGCGAGTCTTTAGCACAGGAAAATATCAGATCTCCTTCCCTATTATACTTGATTTGAGTGATGGACCGCTCGTGTCCATGCAAGAGAATTGGTTTCTGAAatgtatgaataaaataaaaaatttcaattaaaattaagaTTCACATTGACTTTAAGTAAAGCCTTTTTTATCTTCACTTGTTTGGTTGCATCGAAGAGATGtctgatatcaaattaaatagaTGGTAACAGGTGGGTTCACCCCAAACACGAGTTTGCACCAAGAGGTTTCGTACCAATTGGTTTCTCCTTGTTTCAAACTTTCAATACAGGTGGCATAATGGCTGAAGCTCTAACACTTGTATCCATCACACTAAACATACCTCAAATGTTTGATAACATTGTGTTTTATGAAACAACTATTAAatgttataaacatttgttctgTTTGAAGGGAAGGCATTTTTAACCAATTTTCTGAGTTTACACTTAATTATGtataaaacaatgtaaaactGTAAATGATTTTCTAGTTATAGAGAATTgttaatttaaagttaatttttcaCATTACTAAATGATTTCTTAATTATTTCCAGAGCTGTAAAATTTTACGCTGCATTTCAGTTAACTTACGgataaaattattatgaaattaaaataagaaatacagAGAGCTCTGCACCAAGTTAGAACTGtatgttaaattttaatgatgccttatttcatatttgtatcagtcattaataaaatgacacttttaaaaatacttaCAGTTTTAATTACCCCAATGAATACAACTTgccataacaaaatatttaagtaaAATGATACTGTAGTAGGAAAGGAGGAATGAGTTTATAAATACAACGAAAACATATGGCTGGACCGAGAATCGAACCCGGAACCCCTGCAACTCTAatcaggagctctaccactgagctacccaggccgatatccacggtccatatagccccaactactacaTTTTCCTCCCTCCTTAAATAGTCTTTGACCCCGAAGACCCAACACAAGTTCACCTTGTCaggacatatatatatatatatatatatatgcctgAACAAGGAAGGCCCCAGCACCATCTGTAGTAGGAAAGGAGGAATGAGTATATAAATACAACGAATGGCTGGACCGGGAATCGAACCCAAGACACCtgcaactctagtcaggagctctaccactgagctacccaggccgatatccacggtccatatagccccaactactacaATACTTTCGGAAAAACTTTCCAAAGGATCGGCCTCTCCCTCTTATCATTGAGTTTAATTAAACTGCTCATCGTTATTGATCAGATGAGCACCCGACAATCAGTGTCTGAGTACTTGGGGCAAATCTAATCAGAGTGAATAAGAGATCAGAGTCAAATGACCCGTTTCGCCAAAACCTCCAGCTTGACGAGATTGTTTAAGCGAGCAATTACCCAGATAATGTGCCTCTAATTCTAAATGGGTTAACgtgataaaattttacatttgaattttatgtCAAGACTACTTACAGTTTGATAAAACTGAGACATGGAAACCAttgtatatttaaatgtatCACTGTCTAGAACAAGGaaaacatccccccccccccaataaaattATGTATGAATCATAGATAATCAACATAAGTCTCATGGCCTCATGTAGAACGTTATATCTATTGCAACTATTGAGATGAAGACTATCCATATAAGCTAATAATGAAGtacaattgaataaaaatggCGTTTTTCTATCAATTATGCTCACCATACTGTCAGTGTCGAGTGTGTGTTCGACCATGAGACCGGAAGTAAGAAAAGGCCAATGTAATTTGTTAACTTGTTCCAAGATATAAGGGGTGTCTTCCGTCTCGTTCCCTAGAAGTTTCACCTCAATTACTATAAAAAAGGAGTaatctttgttttatataagcaaaattttaaaggttttaCAAGTTGTTTTGTGTGCAAACTACGTATTCAAGTACAGAACTAATGCGTCTTTTCATCACTCAGACCTGCAAAgctgcaggttttttttttaaaagatctaaagatattttacaaatatgaaaGGGGCTCATTGGTATGTTAGTCGGCATAGCCTTGTGTGTCATTGAACTGACGATATCCAAATATATGCGATCAATATTTAAGTCGTATAAACCATAAACATGTGGGCCTAAAAGTatacatttctaaaatttacTTGTTTGCCAAAAACTGACTGGGCAGTGAGAATCCCGATAACAGTGTTCAAACACTTTATTCGCGAATAGACAAAGAACCGTCTCTGTGCTCTCGGTCAACGAAAGGAGAGAGCCCTGAATATGGGACAGGCTAATTGTGCACCCGTTAGGGACTTATGGTATGGTCCTGAGTTACGACCAGACTGGAAAAAAGAGCCCACGTTTGATCCCTTCGTTGGCTTTCCCAATGGAAGGAAAATTAGAGGTATGTATGCTTGAATgtatagaggaaattcgaaacAACACTTTTCTAAATTAATGTTTACTAAGCTAAACAATTTATGTACATGATTGCATGATTAATACTCGTTTTTTTTCCCTTCAAGATCCCAAAGTAACACTCGAAGAGATGGATGCTCACCTTCTCCCATTGAGAAGAAGGGATTAttgtgcatacatgtacataaaatttttgGACTGCAAGAAAGATAATAAATGGCCATATCTGCCTTGTGATCTTGTATTTCAGGATTTTCAGGCGTGTGAACATGAAGAGTAAGTTTAAAAGTCATATTTTCAGCAgtgaaattatgtaaatataataaaaacattttttctttcaacaCTTTTTGTGGCTTATTGGTGCTAATATTAATTAACCTTTTTATCCATTTGTTAGGTTATATCATTATTTGAGTCAACAACATCTTGTTTTTTGTGCTTTTAACTCGCCCAGAATTTGCCAAGTTTTACAATTAACTACACCAGTTATCAGCTTTGTGatgataacaaattaaaatcaatgtacatCAGTCATGTTGAATTAATACTCTGCAAACGTTACTTGAATTATGCCCCTCGTGGGGTCAGACTAAAGGTTGAAGGGGGTATGATGCATAAGCGAAAGTtgaaaactcataaaattatccCTTTGTTATCATACACTAATAAACCAAATAGAAGAGTAAGTTGACTATTCAATACGTAATTGTGCAATCATGCGTTCAACTATTTTATGAACCCCTCAGAATTtagtgaattccttttgtttatgtGTTGCTATTATATGTCCAATCAAAGAAGGTATATAATGACATATCACAAAGAGAGATTAAATTAACTTATTTTTCACTTCCCCCACTGCTAAAAGTGccaaaatgtaaatttatttagcAGGTAAACAATGAATGTTTAGGCTCATGTTTAAAACTATTCAAGAAtgttttaaaggaaacttactTTCCTTTATTTGTGACAGAcaactgatttaaaaaatgtcagTCCCATATGCATGTATGCTTTAAACTTGAACTCTCAGTTTAGCTGATAATTGCTTTTAACctataactggtacagtaccagtatatCCGGTTATTTTCctgtgtcacaaaatttgcaaaaatggagaaaatgtgtaattttttatttgcctcagatattttttgcaatttaaaagtttcttatagTTAACAATACCTTATATAATTTCTCCATATTGAATGTTTTGCAATGTAAAAGTGGTagcaaaaaagcaaaaattagatTATCCTAAAAATCTTTGGAAATATACTCAGAACACCTCAAAAAATTCTTTAGTGTTGTCACACGGAGTACTTTCATGTCATTTGACATGTAAAATCCCagtagatttttaatttttagccattattgaaacctgacaagctagagttGGCATTTCAAAAGATGaatctttggatttttttattctgGATTTTTTTATACTATATCATAATGAATTGTCTTTTCTTTTCACTCTTAAAAATGACATTCAATGATTATTTTCAGTTTTGTGCTAAGAATGAAAGAATATGAAAGAGAAAGAAGACTGATGGTTCGGGAGGCgagaattaaaagtaaaatggcCCGAGGTGAAATGTGAGGAAATGTTACAAGTGACAAGGACATGGACAGATTGACTCTTGTAGATTTGTTGataatgaatttaattaaaatatgcttACACATGCTTACACATGTTGAGTTTCTTTCTTAACCTGTCTTAGGTGGGACATTCCCATTGCACataccttatttttttttgatattctgATAGATGTATATAGCACAAAGTTGACCTGTACACATTTTAATGCCCATGTTACTGTAAAGgctattacattttttaaattaatagctGTGTAATTTTATGTTGCGTTTTTATGGAAAAGAGTTTCAGCTAAATCACATCACCAAAATgcatgtttgtaaaaaaaaatttaggtaAATTTAGAAAGCAAATCTATGCTAACCtactgaaaaatcaaattttgcttCATATTGCACAagcttaataaaatctgtttaCAGTACACATGCAATAGCATATTATCTGGTAATTCATGCTTTACCCTTGGACTTGACATCCTGTTAAAATTTGCCCATATCTAAATTGTTACTAGTTCTAAACTtgcttaatacatgtaacttgcTTGGATGGATGTATCGGGGGATACTGAAAGACAAGACCAACTTGGATGCAAAATCTGAGCCTTAAGGTTCCTCACTACATCCATGCAGACTTATTTCTGTAAGACTACATCACAAGATGACgatataaagttttgttgtatAAAACTGTATCAATTGAGTTGGTTGTATATCCTCATAGCAAAGTGGTTAAAGTAACGGGCTTGTGAACCACAGATCACCAGTTGGAATCCGACTAaggattaattttgtttaattatgtttactgaattctattttattaaatatcatttttttatccaaaattgcacgTTTCATCTCCTTGACCTACATACTTCTTATTCATTATTCTATAGTAATGAGTATATGTTGTGGGAAATAATAAAGAACAAATGCCTTTTGATGATTGCATCTAAGTCATTATTTCCAttctaaaacaaacaaattggaAAGCTGGTATAACATGtgatattatttattgttatattttaatgttaaatactgaaatctgattggttaagacgcagttcataatccgttctattaccctcagcgttagcagcacacttagcaacgggtaacattaaaaattgttacatgcgcaaaAATTATGcacgtacggttcgctgtagaattcacgttattcctatataaaagcagtaatattttcttaaaaattaagacattcagtataacaaaataaatagtgcctgtttgggaggataacagttgaaattgacaccctgagaaaaccattgtcaaccgacgtgaagcggaggttgacaatggttttcgaggggtgtcaatttcaactattacgCTCCCAAAcatgcactatttatataaagtGTTGATTAAATGTGGAATGGAAAACGGAATGCAAAGAGGATCGGAAAACAGAAAATACTATGTGAACAACGTATATGCAATGACTAAATCTAGAAATGTTTATAGGAATTCCATTTAACTGTTCCTGAAAATAAATGGTATTTTACTGGGAAACAGTAACATTGAAGTTTAAGTGAATTGGAAAACTGGTGTTTCACTGAAAGTTGTAGGCCATTAAAAATGCAGCATTCTGAAAACTGCTTTTTAACTGGTAGGTATAAAACTGGTCTGTTGAAGACACAAGAAAAGTAAATGCACTATCAATGGTATTTCAATGATAACTGGAAAATCAATGAAAGTTCAATGGAATTTCAATGGAAAAAGCCAGTTCTTTTCTCTAAGGGTGTGTacctgtgtatatatatatatatatgaaagctCATCTTATAACTGTCTGAGTATGTGTACCTGTATATCAAGCCTATAACATGATGGCTGTCgaacaaatgaaatttatacaaCAAGAACAACACAAAAAATTCTTTGCAACAAATCTATTTACGGGTATAGCAATatagcaaaataaaaattacaaaacctAGTATAtaagaatatcaaaatttattagAAGAGTGTATGTACTATAGACATCTCACTATAATTTCTTACATGGTGTTACAAATGTCAAATTAAGCAAGTGCTGAATTTGGTTAAAGAATGGCACATTTCAGAAAGACAGCCATGATTATCAATCAGTGTAAATATAACAGATGTTCAATATGTACAGAACAATATGTACCCTGAATAGACCTTTTTGCCAAGGTCTTACAACACATACTAGATGAATATCTGTGCTAAGGTTTCATTGTAAATCAATAATGTCTCAAAAAATACAGGTTGAAGTAAAAGCATCAACTAACAAAACTGTACGTATTATGCAATATCTTTGTTCAAAGTTAAAGAATGCTGTTTTCATTACTTTGTCATAAAATTTTCCCACAACTTAAGGCGTGGGTTTTCACTTACAACTTTAGTGAGAAGACAGGTCAAAGTGAACTCAACTTGTCCATATTCATGAAGTGTATCAATAGTAAATGTACACACACACAAGAGGAAAATAAAATCACTAGTCTTTCAGATTACATAGCATTGTAACTTTCTCTCTTTAATATATTTGCAAATTCCATTTAACCTATTTGAAATGTGACGATTTATCCCTAAACATGCTGGAATTAGGGTACCcggtaaacaaaatataattcacACCAAGTTGCATGAATTTTCACAATACCATACACAATACAGCCTACTTCTCCACCAGTATGTAGTAATTGACCAAACAGGAAAATGTATAGATGTGCAATGGTattgtaaacatgtacaaaacATGCACTTATATGCAACATAAATACCATCAAAAAACATGCATTTAAGATAAACGATACATGGATTTAGATATGGAGGTTCATAGTTTTtggtacaataatataaaatgatgaaaaacaaattttaaaaagccaTAACAAACATGgtataaataagaaatactTTTTGTTCTATACATATGTAAATGATACCTAATTCAGTTTTGTGTTAATTAGCTTTGGCTTTGACTCCATTGGTAACAGCTCCGttagtttttggttttttgtatgCATTACGATAAAAATCAGCAAACATAACCAGAAATATGACAGCATAAGCCAGAATCCAATACACAAAGAGCGTGGGATAGTCACAGTCCATGAACAACAGTTGTATAGAGTGAACGGTCACCAGCAGAAACTGGGTCTGAAAAACACACAACTATTAAATTAAAAGACACAAGAGCAAGGTACTGTTGCATGGATAACTATAACAGGGCAATTGTTGCAGTAAAATAATCCAGAGCCAGACCTGCATATGCTAACCCAAGTTTTCTTTGTGTCTCATGTTAACTTAAGGAAGATACATGAATACTCTCTTTCTGATTAACAGAATAAATGATATATGAGCTTTACCTTTTTACCATCTTACCCTTAAAACATTTGCTTTCCCAAGGTTTAAAAGATACAACAAATTTTCATGAATGCCAGAAAACATCAAGAACTGAGAGGTCTGCAGTCAGTAAGCATAGGTGAAACTGACTGAGGTTTCAACGTTATCTGATGAATTTTTATGGGAATTTCATGGGCATTGTACAAAATACATTGTTGGAAACCCACGGTCAGTCTCGCTTCTTTTACCTAGGTAAAAGAAGCAAGACCGACTGTGAATT
Coding sequences within it:
- the LOC128167279 gene encoding NADH dehydrogenase [ubiquinone] 1 beta subcomplex subunit 7-like, producing the protein MGQANCAPVRDLWYGPELRPDWKKEPTFDPFVGFPNGRKIRDPKVTLEEMDAHLLPLRRRDYCAYMYIKFLDCKKDNKWPYLPCDLVFQDFQACEHEDFVLRMKEYERERRLMVREARIKSKMARGEM